Genomic segment of Cydia fagiglandana chromosome 16, ilCydFagi1.1, whole genome shotgun sequence:
aaatcttcagaaacttagcatttgtacgggacaatggtagacaatttcatggaatgctcccgTTACAGATCAGAATACGTGCAGAGTTACACATGTACGAAGGCAGTATGGCAACACCAGTCGGACAAGAGCTTTCCATCCGGACACACTTCGCTGGCGCTGCACGCGGGGATTTTTATCACAGTAAGTGTTAAGCcccgtctccatatcgcgcggcaaaccaCCAAACATAggctcgcgcggcagccgcgcgcaatgtggctgccgcgcgagccatCGAGTTGGCTCGCGCGGCGTAGGACGAATACATACTTTCATAGTAGCTCATACTAAAACCAAACAGGTGCCTATACTAacgtcgctataagcggttggttgttatatgcgaagtcgtactaaccggactccACTTGTTGCAGTATTATATGCGACGCCGCGCAGGGGAAACTAGGGTAATCTGGAGCCTGCAGGGTCTGACGCTGCTGAGCGCGCTGTATTGCAGTTTGTCCCGGATGTCAGACCACCGCCACCATTGGTGGGACGTGCTCGCGGGTGCCACACTCGCGTTGCCCATACTGTTGTACAccgtaagtacctatacctaactaataacgtaataaataagtagtaaAACGTACGGAATAGGGAAAATTACGCAAAACTCAgcatagggggcgccactagcactaacagtaaacaaaccgccttgatgtcATGTCAatgttggccggtcgaagtatgtagcagatggcgccagcatagcttgccctgtcaatccctagaaatgTCTTTTTTACTGGATTTTTttgccctggatgccagcccattatgccaaatctcatagaaaaaggcacaagctatgatggcgccatctatgcaaacctttgacagttgccaaccccatttattcgtaacaaatctgtgaaaatttctcaaaaaactgtttacggCATAGTTTATAattaagttactctatggtttacggtTTGtgttagtgctgcactctggtggCAGAACATTGCATTAATACTCACTATTATCACAAAACCGATGTTTTAATAGTAACAGTGCCACACGTTGTCCCTTTCTTGCATGACGCGTTCTCTTTCTCGCTCATTAAATTACcttaatttatgtaaaaattaatacatttatttttcagATTCTCTTTCTCTGTAAAAACTTCGAGTGTCCCGAAACGAACTGCGAGATTGAATCTGACACCGATCAGTCCACAGCCACCAGTGGTACAGATAAATCACACACCAGTGTCCACGCCAGAGCCACAACCAGCGAAACAGACAAGTCATATGGCAACGGAACAGAAGTCCAAACGtaacatatataaattattacataagtacctatgcaAATTCAAGGGATGGGCGGTAAAACCCGATAAGTCGAGATATTTTGTGACTTAAATAAGACCACAGacgaaataatagtactaccgtacagaaaggacacttcctacaaacccgaagtttgacagcggttcagggtcgaatcatgctatccctatctaacatatggcactatccctttcggctattcagggttgtcaaaattcaagtcattatcttatcagtGGTCGTgtacgcaaaaggaagtcaagtggtgcaaCTAATAaatgctcggagcaatgctgagccgaacggagccgagttggACCGAAGttaggagtgtctccccacacTCATACGCACGTTACATACAtagttcaaatttcaaaaacccATTTGCACGACTTATCGGGTTTTACCGCACACCCCTCGCAATAGTCTATCTATACCGCATTATGAAGGATATCGAAACTTCGATAGCCCCCCTCCCTTCCCCCCATCCCCCCTTCCCCCCATCCCCCCACCCCTACCTCCCCCCTTCCCCCTCCCTTCCCCtttccccctccccccccccccttcctttaaagtccctttgtttcccataaagttttaagtcataatgtattgtttgtcatattatcgttagtcataaaactgaaacagttacataacttttcaggattttcgtaaggtcattctatagatgggttaggttaggtttgttttatggcaatcctgaaaagttacgcgtttctgagaaaaaccaactaacgaaaattcggacaaacaaacaatatatgtattatgacttaaaactatatgggaaacaatagagaccccgaaaggggtccctttgtttcccataaagttttaagtcataatgtattgtttgtcatattatcgttagtcataaaactgaaacagttacataacttttcaggattttcgtaaggtcattctatagatgggttaggttaggtttgttttatggcaatcctgaaaagttacgcgtttctgagaaaaaccaactaacgaaaattcggacaaacaaacaatatatgtattatgacttaaaactatttgggaaacaatagagaccccctTCGAAAATATTCGTCCTATGCTATGTTTAATTTGACCGAAAATGCTTATTTCGAAATACACCGTAAGTATCCGTGTAATTCTGACTGTCTAAAAACCTCGTATAGTTCTGAAAAGGGTGGAAATATGGAAATTTGGGTGATTTCGGATTTTTCCGACATACGAAATAGCCCAAATACACCTTATCGCAACTCCGAAAAGTGTTTGTCCCATGATTCATTTGACCAAATAAGTTGTTTTCGAAAATCGTTTATTTTCTAAAAAATACAAGTAAAATccattgggttaggttagattgttGGCGCTTCTAATAATCCGATgggttttgaaaaaaaaaacgcgttcgaacaaataaaataaataataaataaataaaataactttatttagCTAAATTATAGCTCACAACTGCTTACAAGTAATGAATGATACAAGGTGAATTTAACATTGTAAATAACTTGTACACTTAAGTTTTTAAGGTAAATGCAATGAAACATTGAGTAAGCGTCATCTGATCCCCGTACTAGTAAAAACTGTATCACGGTGGAAAAAGGAAAAATGAAAGATTGGATAACTAATGATTCGATGTTGCGATTGGAAACCAAAAACAGTGAACGTTTAATTATAATGTTaactttacttatttatttcttgaCTTGTTATTATTGCATCACATTCCAAAACTTTTGTAGAATATAAGAATTATGTTGTGTATCGGTGTAAGCTATTTATTTAGAATTAAGTCAGTTTTTTATGCACCTAGTCACCAAATCTGTCTGATAgtgagattatttttatttttttattatactattACTACTACTGCTAATGCTGCTCCCTCATTGGCTGTTATATAACATCGTATGATATGAAAAGACACTTCTCACATTGTGAGAAGTGTCTTTTCGTTATGTATGGACATACATATAGATACATGATAGTATTGATAATGGTTTATTATGTTCTTCACACAATGTTTTATAACTGCCAGTGTGGGAAAACCATTACGACCCAGTGATTGTAAATCAAGTTACATACTAGAAACCTAGTATTTTCagaagtaaaaaatataattatattaaattgtgACAATAGAAATTAATCTAAGAGTAGCACCAATTGCAATGCCTTAccagtattttaattaattttatatttttgtattcgCGCCTAGACACGTCGTATgttgcatttcttttctgtatcCTCCTGAGGAGACCCCGCAtacaaaattttacattttccaCAATCTATTCAGAACTGTTATGTGACGTTTCAACTAAAAGGTACATTGTCGCtcgtcgataaggttgatttcaaattccAGCTTTATGGAAATAACGCCTTATCAACAATCGACAATAGTTACCCTTTTGGTTggtaacgtcacatatagtaagtaagagttccaaattcaaaaacaaaacaactgcTTCTGAATCTCAGGATGGTACAGAAAAACAAAAGATATGTAGAGCGTATCCGTATGTTGCAGTATTCTTCTTTGTGGGGTCTTAGGAGACTAAGGCCAACTTGCACCATCCctctaactcggggttaagcggttaaaccgttaacccagtgtcaaattgtattggtaaccatagttactccaggtttaaccggttaatcccgggttagtggaatggtgaaGTGGCGCTAATAATGTTTCTAATACAACTGGACATAGGGAGAGCCCGGGAGACTTGcccaagtatttttttttgtcatacATGCGTCATGTGATATTGGATTACTGATAAAATATTATGAATTTGGTACTTTTAAGTTTAAGCTGGGTTCAACACTCTGACCTGGGCAAGTCTCTCGGGCTCGCCCTAAACTTGGAAGCTTGGGTTTGGGTACAGATGTCCAAGTTGcggaaaatttccaaaaagCTTTAAATTCTCAGGaatatcagaaaaaaaatcacagGAAACAAAGAAAAGTTCCATTTTGGAAATAGAAAATTTACACtcacatgttattatataagttaGAAGTTTCCGAAACTATTCCGTGTGGAATTTTCGcatttttggaaactttccgacGGAACATCAGTAATTTGGGTAAATTTTGTTTGGTTTGGGGCACAAGTTATAAATTTACTTTGTATAAGATTTGGAATACACGCTTACCTCGCCGTATAATACGCGTtgccaaatatttttatacaattataGGTGTTTGTGTAGATAATAAGCACGGATGAAATTAAAACAACGAATTCataaataaaagcatttttattAACCACCATAGCTTAGACATATAACTGGAAATACAATTCTGCATTTTGCATATTGACATCTCTGATAAATATAGTTTTGATAAGTCTTTTTTGCTTATTAAGGTCCATGTTACAATAACAGGTTTACCTTTAAACTTAAACCATCATATTGCTAAATTTTTATcgatatttaataaattaaatgcaAGAAATTAACTTATCCGTTTTAAAATCATTTAAGTCTATCGACAATGATACGCTAAATAAATTACTACATTAAAATGCAAGAAAAAAGAAGACTTATTCTAACCGAAtcacaataaaatgaaaactaaaGGGCCGCGATAATGCCTTAACATCAGACATGAAAATGTGCATTCCGAGGGATGGGCGCCAAACCCGATAAGTCTAGATATTTTGTCACTTAAATAAGAACTATCACGTGACATATTCGTATAgtttcatagtctaataaaacatggtcttctcttcccagagtgacacaagcctacgtcacaataacattgccacttgtcagccacgtgaccacgaaaagacgggaagagagtaccaggcggagtatattattataccatgtatagttctaatttcaaaaaccCATTTGCACGACTTACCGGGTTTTACCGCAAACCCCTCGAATTTCTAGGTGAATGAAAATTACACGTTAAAAGTTTAAATTCGTACCAGGCGCCAAAAACGGTTTGTCTCATTGTCAGATCTAACTTTTCTTGGAGTTTTGTTAAAAGTAggacatttttatttataatgtatagATTAGGTAAACGTGTGATTCTAAGTATGAACCAAAATCCAAGAAAAGTTACTTCgaaataacaaaacaaatttTTTGTACGATTCCCACCGACCGGCTGGAGGCGGGCCGCGCCGGAGCGCATTTTCAATGTGCCTATACATTACGAGTATGTATGACAGAAGTGATGGAATCCGACCGGAGCCGTCCGCGTTCGCGAGCAGCCGACCGGTTCGTGGCCGTACAAATGTGAAACGCGCGCCGACTCCGTCCGTTCGGTGGGAGTCATACATTTAGGGCCGCTATATTCGTATACAGTCAACAGCGGAAGTTACTAAgcgagcgaggtgttcaaaatgatcttgaggcgactttattgttaagagaatgagagcgtgtcaaggtaattttgaacacctcgcccgcttagaaaCTTCTGCTTCTGACTACACAAAAAGTGATTCATGAGTGGCTTCAGTGGACCCGTTGGTTGGTACATCCCACAGACAAGTCATCCTCTAGACAGACCTTAGAGCAATTATtacatgaaaccgatgctgccaaaaatacaggagagcgggggacgaggtggTCGAGTCccatgccgtgattggtccggtCAAAGACACTTGGGCGTCACTCAAACACAATtgatcgaaaatggagtaaaactaccgtatatttgtggcagaggaggtagcgcgactatgctcagtctggaggatgtcttgtctgtggtaGATCCTGTGCGGCATTTAGGTGTTTCCAGGATTACTTGAGTAACTGGCTGTCTTCAGCCAAAGTCTTGTCCCTGACGAGGGTGTTGAAGTGTTCTATAAGTGCTTCGATGGACATCTCGCCGTGGACCTTGTTATCCCGAGTGCGCACGTTCACCGTGCCCGAAGATTTCTCGCGCTCGCCCaccacttaaataaaaaaaatatggttatctgtaaagtcggtttacggacgataattttgcgtgatgacgtcataagaaaacaacacaacgttaccatggagatatgtccacaacgtgactctttcgtgcatgctaccggtgttcatcgatttataagacgttaccacgtcaaaaaaaatgttatgtcGGCTGTACGCACTCGGCGAGAATCTCTTGCGGAGTCTCGGCATCGCTTCGATCCAATCGGAGCAGCGCGAAACGGGACGAGGAAGAGCGAGACGCGAAAGGAGCAGTATGTACACACTCGTTCTCGACCCGTCTTGGGGtgtctcgacgagtgtgtacacTGTACAGCCCGCATTAGGTGGGTGTGAAAAGTaagcaatggggttggccggtgaaAGCATTTTACAGAGGGCGCCAgcttaggttttttttttttaattttatggctatagttcgcttttttagcataataaagaacttgcaagaaggtaagcgatcttgacatgtcttttaattgaaaaacgctttttaaaaatcaaaaactattacctatgaaagcagaagaatataaatgatcgtattagattcataattgttacatatttgccgtaacttatttttaaaatgtgtttttcaattaaaagacacatcaacattgtttacctaattcctaatgctaaaaaaa
This window contains:
- the LOC134672260 gene encoding putative phosphatidate phosphatase, which translates into the protein MIVLMPLKMWDKAKLYWSKTNRWHRVFLIFLIVELRLVPGGQVGFWCNDPALSHPFTGDTVNRKWLLVTTIFLPLVVMLMAERKYHKNEKSKLKTKYRALSWYKEYLFGLLLNITVVQTLKLMVGSPRPHFFDTCQPEEASSCQGSEYVQSYTCTKAVWQHQSDKSFPSGHTSLALHAGIFITYYMRRRAGETRVIWSLQGLTLLSALYCSLSRMSDHRHHWWDVLAGATLALPILLYTILFLCKNFECPETNCEIESDTDQSTATSGTDKSHTSVHARATTSETDKSYGNGTEVQT